GTGCCGATTTGTTCCGTCACGGGATATTAGCTTGGCTTTTCGTCGAGATGGTCCAATATGGATTGGTAATCACCAAGATAAATGCACCAAAACCACAACCGGCAACGCATTTTTCACAAGGTCTGCTTTTCGCCCCTTTGGTTGTATGCGGCACGCTTATGGTGCTGTTTGCCGGCCTGAATTTCCTCCTTGCTTTGGCAACACCTCTCAGTGAATACCGAACAAATCTGGAAAAAACAAAGACTATTGAAGAAATTAACATTGAAAGGGGTGGTGTATGAGCCCAATTGTCTCAGGAACGGCCATTTTATTCGGTACTCTCGTTTTTTTGATGCTTGTAAGGGTTCCTATTTCTTTCAGTTTGGGCATCTCTGCCTTGATAACTGCGATTTATATTGACATACCTTTCATGAATCTATTCCAAAAAATGTCTACAGGCATAACCAGTTTTACCTTTATGTGTGTACCGTTTTTTATAGTTATGGCCCAGATTATGACTGACGGGGGAATTTCCGACCGTTTGACTAAATTCTGCAATGTCTTGGTCGGCAGGATGAAAGGCGGTACAGCGATCGTAAACTGTATTGTATCTATGTTTTTCGGAGGAATCTCCGGTTCCTCAGTTGCCGATGTTTCTTCCATTGGAGCCTTTCTCATCCCCTCGATGATCAAAGAAGGATATGATGCAGATTATAGCATTGCGGTTACCTGCACCAGTTCTGTCGAAGGAGTCATCATTCCCCCCAGCCAGAATATGATTTTCTTCATAGTTGCGGCAGGAAGCGGGCTTTCCATCAGTACTATGTTTATGGCTGGATATATCCCGGGATTGCTACTCACGCTCGCTTTATGCATCTGTTCATATATCATAGCTGTCAAAAAAGGCTATCCGGTTTCTGAAGCAAAATCCTGGAGAGAAAACATCAGGATTGTCAGGGAAGCAATGTTAGGTTTGGTTACCATCCTCATTGTAGCGGTAGGGATTACCTCAGGAGTATTTACAGCAACCGAGGCAGGGGCAATCGCTGCAGTCTATGCTTTGATTATTACTACTTTTGTCTACAGGACAATGACTCTCAGAAAATTTGCCGATTGTCTTTTGAAATCTTTGAGAACCCTCAGTACGATAATGGCAATCATTGCAACGTCCAGTGCATTTAGTTATGTCCTTTCCTACCTGAAAGTACCTGCACGTGTTGCAACTGCGTTCCTGACTGTCTCGGATAATCCTTCTGTCATTATGTTCTTGATGGTCCTAATGATGATTGCCTTGGGTTGTTTCATGGATATGGGAATCCTGATAATCTTGCTTACCCCTATTTTGTACCCAGTTGCCATGTCCTTTGGTTTCAATCCCTACCATTTTGGCTTGATCATGGTCCTTTCCCTCGGTCTTGGGCTTTTGACGCCCCCGGTAGGAACTACCTTATGGGCAGGGTGTGCTATTGCAGGGGTGCCGATAGAAAAAACCATCAAGGGTTTTCTTCCTTTCTATTTCACCTATCTTATTGTCCTGATTCTTATCATTGCACTTCCAAACATTTCTCTCATTCTTCCGAGAGTACTTGGCTATGTAGCCTAGCCAAAGTTTTTGAGCATACTACCCTTCTTTTCGATTTACAAGTTTCTACTTCATAGATTTTTACCGGCAAATCGAAAACCTGGGTTTATATAGTATACAAGGCAAGCAACCGATTGGGACTGCTTGCCTTTTTTCACTGGTACACATACCTGTTTCTTTTCTCAAATCCTAGGGTCTTCCCTCTAGAGCCTCACCCCAGATTCTCGCCTTTTCTTCAAATGCGAGGGTGTAGGCCGGGCTTGTCGAAGGGAGTGCCTTGAACGTGATCCCTTGCGGATAGAAAGCAACATATTTCTTGTAGAAGGCTTCAGCCTGCTTCCCGTTGAACAATATCCGCTCGATCTTTCCATGTTCCTGGATAAAAGTCTTCAGGTCATTGGGTTCTACGATCGAATAGGCACTGTCAAGGGAACCTTTCCTGTCAAACGAAGAGAGGACATCCCATAAAGCAATACCATGGCCTTGCAACAAATACCATTTCTGTTCGTACGTCTCCGATTTGGTTTTAAAAAACCGGTCCATAATCGCCCAGAAGGCATTTCGTTCATGACCATAGTATTGCTGTTTTTGCAAAGAACGGACGCTCGGACCGGTACCGAGAATCAAGATGGTTGCATCTTGACTCTCGATCGGCGGAAAACCGTTTAACATCCAAGATACCTGGCAACGCTCTCGGCACAGTTGATTCCATCAAGGGCAGCACTGACAATTCCGCCTGCATACCCAGCACCTTCACCACAGGGGAACAAGCCCTGCATCTGCACATGCATATTGGTCTCTTTGTCCCGCAAGATTCGTACAGGACTGCTTGTCCTGGTCTCTGCGGCTATGAGCACAGCGTCGTTGGTGAGGAATTTATGCGCTTGTCTGCCAAACACGGAGAAAGCCGTAGCAAGACGTTCGGAAATAAATGAAGGCAATACATGGTGAAGGTCTGCGTTGGCAAGCCCAGGGATATAGGAACTTGCGGGGACATCCTTGGAAACCCGATGGTTTACAAAGTCTACCATGCGCTGGCTTGGGGCGCAGAGGTTGCTGCCACCGGCCTTGAAACACCTTCTCTCCAAAGCTTCCTGGAATTTCATCATCCCCAGTTTCCCACCGAACTGGTCCTGAGGCAAATCCTCTGGATGCAATTCGA
The sequence above is a segment of the Sphaerochaeta pleomorpha str. Grapes genome. Coding sequences within it:
- a CDS encoding DNA-deoxyinosine glycosylase, encoding MLNGFPPIESQDATILILGTGPSVRSLQKQQYYGHERNAFWAIMDRFFKTKSETYEQKWYLLQGHGIALWDVLSSFDRKGSLDSAYSIVEPNDLKTFIQEHGKIERILFNGKQAEAFYKKYVAFYPQGITFKALPSTSPAYTLAFEEKARIWGEALEGRP
- a CDS encoding TRAP transporter large permease; translated protein: MSPIVSGTAILFGTLVFLMLVRVPISFSLGISALITAIYIDIPFMNLFQKMSTGITSFTFMCVPFFIVMAQIMTDGGISDRLTKFCNVLVGRMKGGTAIVNCIVSMFFGGISGSSVADVSSIGAFLIPSMIKEGYDADYSIAVTCTSSVEGVIIPPSQNMIFFIVAAGSGLSISTMFMAGYIPGLLLTLALCICSYIIAVKKGYPVSEAKSWRENIRIVREAMLGLVTILIVAVGITSGVFTATEAGAIAAVYALIITTFVYRTMTLRKFADCLLKSLRTLSTIMAIIATSSAFSYVLSYLKVPARVATAFLTVSDNPSVIMFLMVLMMIALGCFMDMGILIILLTPILYPVAMSFGFNPYHFGLIMVLSLGLGLLTPPVGTTLWAGCAIAGVPIEKTIKGFLPFYFTYLIVLILIIALPNISLILPRVLGYVA